The sequence below is a genomic window from Pseudomonas cremoricolorata.
CGCCGTGGGTGGTTTCAACTTTGATGTCGGAACCCGGAATGCCTTTTTCGGTCAGCAGGTCAGCTTTGACCTTGGTCGTGATCCAGGTGTCGCTAGTTTCTTGCTTGGCCTTGGTGACCTCGCCAGCTGCAAGCACCATTGGCGCCTGGGAAGTTTGCTGAGCCGCGAAGGCTGCGTTGGTCATGGTCAGAGTCATAGCAGCAGCGGCAGCAGCGATAGCGAACTTCTTCATACAAGACACTCCTGTTTTTCGAAAGGTCTGCACCGTAGTCTCCGGCAGCAGGTAAGTAGGATATTGCACGCCCTGTGCCAGCTCTGAGCCATATAAAATTGTCATTTATATCAATGACTTAAGATATTACAGGATTTTCAGCTTCGTGCATTTTGCAAGCCGACCTCAAATCCTGCATGCAAGATGCAAGTCCACCAATAAAAATCCCAGGCAAAAAGAAAGGGGCCAGCAAGGCCCCTTTTTTTTACTGCACAATCACACTCAGACGCCGGAAGCTTTCGCCGCCGCCACGTCCTTGATCGACAGCTTGATACGGCCGCGGTTGTCCACATCCAGTACCAGCACTTCGACTTCCTGACCTTCCTTCAGGATGTCGGTGACTTTCTCGACGCGCTCGTTGCTGAGCATCGAGATGTGCACCAGGCCATCCTTGCCAGGCAGGATGTTGACGAAGGCACCGAAGTCGACGATACGCTCTACCTTGCCGACGTAGATCTTGCCGATCTCGGCTTCGGCGGTGATGCTCAGCACGCGCTGACGCGCCGCTTCAGCTGCATCCTTGGTCTCGCCGAAGATCTTGATCGAGCCATCGTCTTCGATGTCGATCGACGCTTTGGTCTCTTCGCAGATGGCGCGGATGGTTGCGCCGCCTTTGCCGATGACGTCACGAATCTTGTCGGTGTCGATCTTCATCGCGATCATGGTCGGTGCGTTGGCCGACAGCTCGGTACGCGACGTGGCGATGATCTGGTTCATCTGGCCGAGGATGTTCAGGCGCGCTTCCAGGGCCTGGCCCAGGGCGATTTCCATGATCTCTTCGGTGATGCCGTTGATCTTGATGTCCATCTGCAGTGCGGTAACGCCTTTGGCGGTACCGGCAACCTTGAAGTCCATGTCGCCCAGGTGGTCTTCGTCACCGAGGATGTCGGTCAGAATGGCGAACTTCTCGCCTTCCTTGACCAGACCCATGGCGATACCGGCAACCGGTGCCTTCATCGGTACACCGGCGTCCATCAGCGCGAGGGAAGCACCGCAGACCGACGCCATGGAGCTGGAACCGTTGGACTCGGTGATTTCCGAGACCACGCGGATGGTGTACGGGAACACGTCGGCAGCCGGCAGCATGGCCTGAACCGAACGGCGGGCCAGGCGGCCGTGACCGATTTCACGACGGCCAGCGCCGCCCATGCGACCACACTCGCCTACCGAGAACGGCGGGAAGTTGTAGTGCAGCATGAAGGGGTCTTTCTTCTCGCCTTCGAGAGTGTCGAGCAGCTGCGCGTCACGGGCAGTACCCAGGGTCGCGACGACCAGGGCCTGGGTTTCGCCACGGGTGAACAGTGCCGAACCGTGGGTCTTCGGCAGAACGCCGACTTCGATGTTCAGCGGACGCACGGTCTTGGTGTCACGACCGTCGATACGCGGCTTGCCGTTGACGATGTTCTCGCGAACGGTGCGGTATTCGATTTCGCCGAAGATCTCTTTGACCTGGGCCGCGGTCGGCTGGCCTTCTTCGCCGGAGAACTTGGCGATCGCCTGGTCACGCAGCTCGCCCAGACGCGCGTAACGGTCGGCCTTGACGGTGACGGTATAGCCCTGGGAAACGGCTTCGCCGAACTCGGCGCGGATGGCGTCGAACAGCGCGGTGTTGGCAACGGCGGGTTTCCAGTCCCAGGTCGGCTTGGCGGCTTCGGCAGCCAGTTCCTTGACGGCCTTGATCACAGCCTGGAACTCGTCGTGGGCGAACAGCACGGCGCCCAGCATCTGATCTTCGGTCAGCTCTTCGGCTTCCGACTCGACCATCAGTACCGCGTCGGCGGTACCGGCTACGACCATGTCCAGGCTGGAAGCAGCCAGTTGCTCGTAGGTCGGGTTGAGCAGGTAGCCGGTGCTTTCATGGAAGGCAACACGGGCTGCGCCGATCGGGCCTTCGAATGGAATGCCGGAGATGGCCAGGGCGGCCGAGGTACCGATCATCGCAGCGATGTCCGGATCGGTCTTCTTGCTGGTGGAGACCACGGTGCAGACGACCTGCACTTCGTTCATGAAGCCTTCCGGGAACAGCGGACGGATCGGACGGTCGATCAGGCGAGAGGTCAGCGTCTCTTTTTCCGAAGGACGGCCTTCGCGCTTGAAGAAGCCACCGGGGATCTTGCCCGCGGCGTAGGTTTTTTCCTGGTAGTGCACCGACAGCGGGAAGAAGCCCTTGCTTGGGTCGGCATGCTTGGCACCGACCACGGTCACCAGCACGGTGACATCGTTATCGACGGTGACCAGCACAGCGCCGCTTGCCTGACGGGCAATACGGCCGGTTTCTAGTGTGACGGTCGATTGACCGAACTGAAATGTCTTGATTACCGGGTTCACGGTTTCCTACCTTCTCAATGGCTCTGGGGGAACTGGTTTCTTGCGAATTCTTGGGCAGCATGGGGAATCGGCCCCATCGACCGTCCAGATACAACACGAGGCTGGGAGCCTGACTGCCCAGCGGTAGAACCGCCGGGCGTTGTCAGGCTGCCAACCTCGAAGATACGCGTGGCGTGTCCGACGGCACTGCTGACCAGCAGCCTTGCCGAAGCCTGCGACACGCCATGCACACCACTGACCTGGCCGCTATTAGCGACGCAGGCCCAGGCGACCGATCAGGGCGCTGTAACGCGTGGTGTCTTTGCCCTTCAGGTAGTCCAGCAGCTTACGACGCTGGTTGACCATACGAATCAGACCACGACGGGAGTGGTGGTCCTTGTCGTTGGCCTTGAAGTGGCCTTGCAGCTTGTTGATGTTGGCGGTCAGCAGAGCAACCTGCACTTCCGGGCTACCGGTGTCACCGGCGGCTTGCTGATAGTCGGCAACGATCTGAGCTTTTTCTTCAACGCTGAGTGCCATTTGGCTTCTCCTGATAAACGGAACACGCAAGCGCATTCCAATAGGCCGGGGACGAACCCCGCTGTAAGTAAGAAGGCGTGACCGCGCCTAATAACAGCCACCCTTTTATCCACAGGCTCGGACCAAAGCCTTTGCCTGTGGGGTTCGGTCATTCCGACCGAATCAGTCGACGCGGCGCGATGCGCCCGTCTTCGCTCACTTCACCGATTCCGATGAAGCGGCCGTTGTCATCCTGGACCCGGACCATGCCGAACTGCGGGGCATCCGGGGCCCTCACCGCCTGGCCATGCAGCCAGTAGAACGCACTGTTGGCCGACAGGCACACCAGCGGCCAATCGAGCAGACCGCTATCGACCGGCATGAGGAAGCGGTCGAGCGCCTCGTTGCCACCTTCGGCATGGGCCTGCTCCAGCGCTTCCAGGGTCACAGTCTGCGCCAGCTCGAAGGGCCCGGCGTGGGTCCGCCGCAGTTCCGCGACGTACGCACCACAGCCCAGCACTTCGCCGATGTCTTCCACCAGTGTGCGGATATAAGTGCCTTTACTGCAGCCAACCGACAGCCGCGCACGGGTGCCTTCGCTGTGCAGCAGCTCCAGGCGCGTAATAGTAACAGAACGCGCCTCGCGCTCCACTACCTCTCCTGCACGAGCGAGCTTGTAAAGTGGCTGGCCGTCACGCTTGAGGGCCGAATACATCGGCGGCACCTGGCTGATCGGGCCGCGAAACGCCGGCAGTGCCGCTTCGATATCGGCGCGACCAACGGTCACTTCCCGGGTTCGCAGCACTTCGCCTTCAGCGTCGGCGGTATTGGTGGTCTGACCCAGTTGCATGACCGTCTCGTAACCTTTGTCGGAATCGAGCAGGTACTGAGAGAACTTGGTCGCCTCGCCGAAGCACAGTGGCAGCACGCCGGTGGCCAACGGATCGAGACTGCCCGTGTGGCCGGCCTTTTCCGCATTGAGCAACCAGCGTACTTTCTGCAAGGCAGCATTGGAGGTGAACCCTAATGGCTTGTCGAGCAAGATGATGCCGCTGACATTGCGGCGAATACGTTTGACCTGCGCCACCGGCTTACTCCTTGGTGTCCGACTCATCGCCCTGCTGATGCAGGCGATCTTCAGCCACCGCACGTTCGATCAGCGCCGACAGGTGCACGCCCCGGCTGACGCTTTCGTCGTAGTGGAAATGCAGTTGCGGCACACTGCGCAATTGCATGGCACGGCCCAAGTGCAAGCGCAGGAAGCTTGCGGCATTGTTCAATGCCTTGAGGGTCTGCGGCACGGCATCGGCATCATCGCCGCCCATGACGGTGATGAATACCTTGGCATGGCCCAGGTCGCGACTGACGTCGACGGCAGTGATGGTCACTAGGCCGACACGCGGGTCCTTGACTTCGCGGCGAATCAGCTCGGCCAGCTCGCGCTGCATCTGATCGCCAATGCGTTGGGTACGGCTATATTCTTTTGCCATTCTTACTACCTGTTTCTCAAGCGGCAAACGCCCGGCGAGGCGTGTGCCTGACCGGGCGTTACCTTGTGAGGCGCAGCCATCACTGACGGGATGGGGCTGCGCCCGGCACGACCCTTACAGGGTACGTGCCACCTGGACTTTCTCGAAGACTTCGATCTTGTCGCCGACCTTGACGTCGTTGTAGCTCTTGACGCCAATACCGCACTCCATGCCATTACGCACTTCGGCAGCATCGTCCTTGAAGCGACGCAGCGACTCCAGCTCGCCTTCGAAGATCACCACGTCTTCGCGCAGAACGCGAATCGGACGGTTGCGGTACACGATACCTTCGATGACCATGCAGCCGGCGATGGCGCCGAACTTGGGCGAACGGAACACGTCACGCACTTCGGCAACACCCAGAATGTTCTCGCGAACATCGCTGCCGAGCATGCCGGTCAGGGCCTTCTTGACGTCCTCGATGATGTCGTAGATCACGTTGTAGTAACGCATATCCAGACCTTCCTGCTCGACGATCTTGCGCGCACCGGCATCGGCACGCACGTTGAAGCCGAACAGCACCGCGTTCGAGGCCAGGGCTAGGTTGGCATCGCTCTCGGTGATACCACCGACACCGCCACCGATCACACGCACCTGAACTTCGTCGTTGCCCAGGCCGCCGAGCGAACCCTGCAGCGCTTCGAGCGAACCACGAACATCGGTCTTGAGGACGATGTTGAGGGTTTTCTTCTCTTCCTGACCCATGGTCTCGAAGATGTTTTCCAGCTTGCCGGCGTGAGCACGGGCCAGCTTGACCTCGCGGTACTTGCCTTGACGGAACATCGCCACTTCACGGGCTTTCTTCTCGTCAGCCACCACCGACAGCTCGTCACCGGCTTCCGGGGTGCCATCCAGACCGAGAATCTCGACCGGGATCGACGGACCAGCTTCCTTCACAGGCTTGCCGTTCTCGTCGAGCATGGCACGCACGCGGCCATAGTTGGAGCCGCACAGGACCATGTCACCCTGACGCAGGGTACCGTCCTGAACCAGGATGGTGGCAACCGGGCCACGTCCCTTGTCAAGACGCGATTCGACCACGACACCACGACCAGGAGCGGTCGGCGTGGCGGTCAGTTCGAGAATCTCGGCCTGCAGCAACACGGCTTCGAGCAGCTCGTCGACACCGGTACCCATCTTCGCCGAAACCTTGACGAATGGTGTGTCACCACCCCAGTCCTCGGAGGTCACGCCTTCGACGGCCAGTTCGTTGCGAATGCGATCGAGGTCAGCACCTGGCTTGTCGATCTTGTTCACTGCAACCACCAGCGGAACGCCGGCAGCCTTGGCGTGTTGCACGGCTTCGCGGGTCTGCGGCATGACGCCGTCGTCCGCAGCCACCACCAGGATGACGATGTCGGTGGCCTTGGCACCACGGGCACGCATCTGAGTGAACGCGGCGTGACCCGGGGTATCGAGGAAAGTGACCATGCCGCGGTCGGTTTCCACGTGGTATGCACCGATGTGCTGGGTGATGCCACCGGCCTCGCCAGCGGCGACCTTGGCACGACGGATATAGTCGAGCAGCGAGGTCTTGCCGTGGTCGACGTGCCCCATGACGGTGACGACCGGCGCACGGGACTCGACCACGCCTTCGAACTTCAGCGATTCGGCCAGCGAGTCTTCCAGGGCGGAATCGCTGATCAGCGTGACCTTGTGGCCCAGCTCCTCGGCGATCAGCTGGGCAGTTTCCTGATCCAGCACCTGGTTGATGGTCACCGGGGTGCCCATCTTGAACATGAACTTGACGACTTCAGCGGCCTTGACCGACATCTGCTGCGCCAGCTCGGAGACGGTGATGGTCTCGCCGATGGTGACATCGCGCACCAGCGGGCCAGTCGGGCTCTGGAAGCCGTGCTGGTTACGCTTCTTCAGCTTGCCTTTGCCACCACGACCACGGCGAGCACCATCGCTCTCTTCGTCGGTGGTACGCGGCGCGGCGCGCGGCGTCGGCGCTTTTTCCTTTTCCTTCACCTTGACCTTGATCGACACGCGTGGCGCTTCGCCACGGCGCTCGCCGCCACGGCGATCGTCTTCACGGGTGCGGGTCTCGTTGCGGCGAGTCTCGTCTTTCTTGCGCTCGGCAGCACGGGCTGCAGCGTCATCGGCCATCGGCGCGTCGGCCACGGCCGGAGCGGCCGCCGGTCCCGGAGCTGCGGCAGCCGGGGCAGCGGCAGCGGGTGCCGGCGCCTCGCGACGGGCCTGCTCTTCAGCACGCTGACGGGCGTCGGCCTCGCTCTTGGCACGCTCGGCGTTTTCCGCCGCACGACGCTCTTCGAGCTCACGTTTCTGCTCAGCCTGGATTTCTTCCGCGCTGCGCTGAACGAAGACTTTCTTCTTGCGTACTTCTACGCTGATGCTCTTGCTACCGGCGACACGCAGGGTGCTGGTGGTCTTGCGCTGCAAGGTAATCTTGCGCGGCTCTTCCGCCTTGCTTTTATGGCTGCTTTTCAGATGGGTCAGCAGTACCTGCTTCTCGTTGTCGGTCACTACTTGACCGGCGTCGGTGTGTGGCAGACCTGCCTCACGCATCTGCTGCAGCAGGCGCTCTACCGGTGCCTCGACCTCTTGGGCCAGTTCTTTCACCGTGACTTGCGTCATGCACTTCTCTCCTCAGGCCACGCCTAATTACTCGAACCAGTGGGCTCGCGCGGCCATGATCAACTTGCCGGCACGCTCTTGGTCGATGCCGTCGATGTCGAGCAGGTCGTCAATCGACTGCTCGGCCAGGTCTTCGCGGTTAACCACGCCGCGCACCGCCAGTTCCGCTGCCAGGTCCGGATCCATACCCTCGAGGGAGAGCAGGTCTTCGGCCGGATGGGCGTCTGCCAGTTTTTCTTCGGTAGCGATGGCTTTGGTCAACAACCGGTCCTTGGCACGAGCGCGAAGCTCGTTGACGATTTCTTCGTCGAAGCCATCGATGTTGAGCATTTCTTCCAACGGTACGTAGGCAATTTCTTCAAGGCTGGTGAAACCTTCGTCGACCAGCACTTGTGCCAGCTCCTCGTCGACTTCCAGTTCTTCAACGAAATTACGCAGGATGTCGCCAGTTTCTGCTTGCTGCTTGGCCTGGATATCCTTCTCGGTCATCACGTTCAGGGTCCAGCCGGTCAACTGACTGGCCAGACGAACGTTCTGCCCGCCACGACCGATGGCCTGGGCGAGGTTGTCTTCGGCGACGGCGATGTCCATGGCATGGGCATCTTCATCAACGATGATCGCCGCGACCTCAGCCGGCGACATGGCGTTGATGACGAACTGTGCCGGGTTATCGTCCCAGAGGACGATATCGACACGCTCACCACCCAGCTCGCCGGACACGGCTTGTACACGCGAACCGCGCATGCCGATACAGGCACCTTGCGGATCGATGCGCTTGTCCTTGGAGCGGACGGCGATCTTGGCACGCGAACCCGGATCACGGGAGGCGGCCATGACTTCGATGAGACCTTCAGCGATTTCCGGCACTTCGATGCGGAACAGCTCGATCAGCATCTGCGGCGCGGTGCGCGACAGGATCAGTTGCGGGCCGCGGTTTTCGCTGCGGATTTCCTTGAGCAGCGCACGCAGACGCACGCCGACCCGGAAAGTCTCACGGGGAATGATGTCTTCACGCGCCAGCAACGCCTCGGCATTGTTGCCAAGGTCGACGATGACGTTGTCGCGAGTGACCTTCTTGACGGTACCGGAGATGATCTCGTTGACCCGCTCGCGGTAAGCGTCGACCACCTGGGCGCGCTCGGCCTCACGAACCTTCTGCACGATCACCTGCTTGGCGGTCTGTGCAGCGATACGACCGAACTCGATCGACTCGATCTTTTCCTCGATCACATCGCCAACCTGGGCTTCAGGGTGGGTCAGGTGGATCTTGCTCGGCCAGGTCTCGATGGCCGGATCGTCCAGGGCATCTTCGTCCACGACGGTCCAGCGACGGAAAGTCTCGTAGCTACCGGTGTGGCGGTTGATTTCCACACGCAGATCGACTTCGTCTTCAAAACGTTTCTTGGTTGCCGTGGCCAAAGCCACTTCCAGCGCCTCGAAAATGACGCCAGGGGGTACACCTTTTTCGTTGGATACCGATTCAACAACCAGCAATACTTCTTTGCTCATCGTACGCCTCGCCTTGCGCAAGCCATTGGACCCGGATAATCCGGCGGGCCCGGCACGTCTCAGTCAAAACTGGGAATAATATTGGCCTTGTCGATCGAATCGATCGGCAACAGGAACTCGTTGTCATCCACCTGGACGACCACATCCTGATCCTCCACACCACGAAGGAGGCCTTGGAAGTTGCGTCGACCCTCGAAAGGGATACGCAGCTTGATCTTCACTTGTTCGCCGGCATGCGAGGCAAACTGTTCCAAGGTGAACAGTGGGCGATCCATGCCAGGAGAAGACACCTCGAGGGTGTATTCGCTGCTGATAGGATCTTCCACATCGAGGATGGCGCTGGCCTGGCGACTGACCGCTTCACAGTCGTCCACCAGAATGCCGCCGTCCTTGTCGATGTAGATGCGCAGTACCGAATGCTTACCCTGGGAAACGTATTCGATCCCCCAGCACTGATAGCCCAGACCCTCGACAACCGGGGCCAACAAGGCCTGCAACTGTTCTAGCTTGCTCGACACCTGAACCCCCTCGTGCATGCTGTGCAAATAAAAAATGGGCGAAACGCCCATCCCTGAAAGCGCCGTTGGACAACGACGCCGAAACTGTTCGGTTAGCAAAAAGCCCCTGAAAAGGGGCTTGACCAAAGCTGGTTGCGGGGGCTGGATTTGAACCAACGACCTTCGGGTTATGAGCCCGACGAGCTACCAAGCTGCTCCACCCCGCGACAAAGCTGGGGCGAAAGTATAAGACCGAACCCCCTACAGGGTCAATCCGACCTCCACCTGCAAGAAAGCCCGCTAAAGCGGGCTCTCAAGCTTCAATTGGTACCGAGAAGGGGACTCGAACCCCTACACCCTATGGGCACAACCACCTCAAGGTTGCGTGTCTACCAATTCCACCACCTCGGCAATACAACTCAATGAAACCCTTTACTTCTGCTCTTCAACCGGAGGAGGTACATCACCTTGCTGGGTGGTTTCGCTCTTCTGCTCTTGGAGCACGGGTACATCATCATTTACTTCAGACTTCTGCTCTTTAACTTCAAGAACTGCTGGATCTGGCAAACCTGCTTGGGAAAGCTGATGAGCCTGTTCCTTTGCGAAGTATCCTAACCCAAGTGCAGTCAGAAAGAAAGTGGCAGCGAGTATAGCAGTAAATTTACTTAGGAAGGTAGCAGAACCTTGACTTCCGAACACAGTATTTGAAGCCCCTGCGCCGAAAGATGCACCTGCTTCCGCACCTTTACCCTGTTGCATCAAAACCAGCGCTACCAGCGCCAGTGCCGCCAACAGATGAAAAACAACTACGACTGTTTCCAGCATTTCAGTTTCCTGCGGCGCGACAAATTGCACCGAATTCGTCTGCGTTCAAGGACGCTCCACCAATGAGCCCCCCATCGATATCCGGCATGCCGAACAGTTCAGCGGCGTTGGCCGCCTTAACGCTGCCGCCGTAGAGCAACCGCACACCGGCAGCCACTTCAGCATCCTTCGCTGCCAGCTGCGCGCGGATGGCGGCGTGCACATCCTGCGCTTGCTGTGGCGTGGCCGTAAGGCCAGTACCGATGGCCCATACAGGCTCATAGGCAATTACCGCATCGGCAAACACTGCAGCACCGAACTCATCGACGATACTGTCAAGCTGACGCCCTACCACTTCCAGCGTCTTGCCTGCCTCGCGCTCTTCAAGGGTTTCCCCTATACACAACACGGGCATTAAACCACTTGCCTGAGCCGCTGCAAACTTGCGCCGTAGAACTTCCTCGGTTTCGCCCAGAATCTGACGGCGCTCGGAATGCCCAATCAACACCAACTTGCAACCTACTTCAGCCAACTGCTCGGGAGCAACTTCCCCGGTCAGCGCGCCCTGCTCGGACTGTATTGCAGAATTCTGTGCACCTACGCTGATTCCACCTTGCTCAAGCGCTTCAACTGCACGCTCGATGAATAGCGTTGGCGGAAAAACAGCAACTTCTACACCACGTGGCAAGGGCATGTTTCGCAGCCCTTCGAGCAGCTCTGCGACACCGGCGCGGTTACCGTGCATTTTCCAGTTACCAGCTACCATGGGGTGACGCATGCTCTACCTCGTAGGTCGAAGTGGGCGCAGATCTTACCCAACCAGAAACGCGCTGGCAAGCAACTTTCAAGCACAAACTTGTTCGACCAGTTTCGCCAGCGCCTGTGCATGGCCACGAACCTGCTCTTCGTCGTCACCCTCGACCATCACCCGCACCAGGGGCTCGGTGCCTGACTTGCGCAGCAATACCCGACCACGCCCGGCCATGGCCTGGGTCGCCTCGGCGCTGGCCTGCTGTACCGATGGATGCTCCAGCGGATCGTCCTGGCCAGCAGCGTAGCGCACGTTGATCAGCACTTGAGGGCACTTGCGCAGAGCCTGACGCGCCTGTGCGAGGGTTTCGCCACGACGCTTGAGGGCCATGAGCACCTGCAGCGCCGCGATGATCGCGTCACCCGTGGTAGTGTAGTTGCCACACACCACGTGCCCGGAATTCTCCCCACCCAGCAACCAGTCGCGCTCGAGCAGCTCTGCCATCACATAGCGGTCACCGACCTTGGCCCGTGCGAACGGAATGCTCAGCTCCTTGAGTGCCAGTTCCAGGCCCAGGTTGCTCATCAACGTACCGACCACACCACCTTGCAGCTTGCCGCGATCCTGCAGATCGCGAGCGATGAGGAACAGAAGCTCGTCGCCCTCGACCACGACACCCGTATGATCGACCATCAGAACCCGGTCGCCATCACCGTCGAAAGCGATACCCAAGTCGGCATGACTTTCCAGCACTGCCGCCTGCAGCGACTCGATATGCGTAGAGCCGCAACCTTCGTTGATGTTCAGGCCATCAGGCTGGGCGTGCAGCACCTTGACGTCCGCGCCCAGTTCGCTGAATACGCTCGGAGCGACTTTGTAAGTGGCGCCATGGGCACAGTCGACCACCAGCTTGAGGCCGTCGAAACTGGTGCCGGTCGGCACGCTACCCTTGCAGAACTCGATGTAACGCCCTACGGCGTCGTTGATGCGCGATACCTTGCCCAGCTTGCTCGACTCGACCACGGTCATCGGCTGGTCGAGCAGTTCTTCGATCATGAGCTCGACGTCATCGGGCAACTTCGTGCCTTTGCCGGAGAAGAACTTGATGCCGTTATCGTCATGGGGATTGTGCGAGGCACTGATGACGATGCCTGCTTCGGCGTGGAAGGTACGGGTCAGGTAGGCAATGGCCGGGGTGGGCATCGGGCCCAGCAACATCACGTCAGCGCCGGCCGCGGACAATCCAGCCTCCAGCGCCGACTCGAACATGTAACCGGAAATTCGCGTGTCCTTGCCCACCAGCACTCGGCAGTGACCGAGCTTGCGGAAAGCCATGCCTGCCGCCCAGCCGAGCTTGAGCATGAAGTCAGGGGTGATAGGGAACTGGCCGACCCGACCGCGGATACCGTCGGTGCCGAAATACTTTCTGCTCATGTGTCACTCCACTGTGTTCTATTCGGCGTCTTGCACCGCGGCGATTATTCGCACCACATCGACGGTTTGCGCCACATCATGCACCCGCAGGATGCTGGCGCCTTTGCTCATGGCCAGGGCGGCCAGGGCCAGGCTGCCATACAGCCGCTGCTCGACAGGCTTGTTCAAGGTCAGGCCGATCATGCTCTTGCGCGACACGCCGAC
It includes:
- the tpiA gene encoding triose-phosphate isomerase; this encodes MRHPMVAGNWKMHGNRAGVAELLEGLRNMPLPRGVEVAVFPPTLFIERAVEALEQGGISVGAQNSAIQSEQGALTGEVAPEQLAEVGCKLVLIGHSERRQILGETEEVLRRKFAAAQASGLMPVLCIGETLEEREAGKTLEVVGRQLDSIVDEFGAAVFADAVIAYEPVWAIGTGLTATPQQAQDVHAAIRAQLAAKDAEVAAGVRLLYGGSVKAANAAELFGMPDIDGGLIGGASLNADEFGAICRAAGN
- the glmM gene encoding phosphoglucosamine mutase gives rise to the protein MSRKYFGTDGIRGRVGQFPITPDFMLKLGWAAGMAFRKLGHCRVLVGKDTRISGYMFESALEAGLSAAGADVMLLGPMPTPAIAYLTRTFHAEAGIVISASHNPHDDNGIKFFSGKGTKLPDDVELMIEELLDQPMTVVESSKLGKVSRINDAVGRYIEFCKGSVPTGTSFDGLKLVVDCAHGATYKVAPSVFSELGADVKVLHAQPDGLNINEGCGSTHIESLQAAVLESHADLGIAFDGDGDRVLMVDHTGVVVEGDELLFLIARDLQDRGKLQGGVVGTLMSNLGLELALKELSIPFARAKVGDRYVMAELLERDWLLGGENSGHVVCGNYTTTGDAIIAALQVLMALKRRGETLAQARQALRKCPQVLINVRYAAGQDDPLEHPSVQQASAEATQAMAGRGRVLLRKSGTEPLVRVMVEGDDEEQVRGHAQALAKLVEQVCA